Within Aliivibrio fischeri, the genomic segment TGAAAGTGCCTGTGTTCTTGGTATCAACCAAGATCCAATCACAATTTGTAATATCGAGAAAACAATTGTAGAGACGGCATATCGTGAGGGCTACGCACAACCGAAAAAACCTCGTTCACGAACAGGTAAAACGGTAGCCATTGTTGGTTCAGGTCCTGCTGGCTTAGCAGCAGCAGAGCAACTTAATAGTGCTGGCCATTCAGTCACCGTATATGAGCGTGACGAAAAAGTAGGTGGACTACTTCGATTTGGCATTCCAGATTTTAAATTAGGAATGGACATTATTGATCGTAAAATCAATTTAATGGCTGATGCTGGTATTAAGTTCGAAGTTAACGCTCATATTGGTATTGATGTTAATGCACAGCAACTACGCCAAGATTTTGATGTCGTTCTACTTACTGGTGGTTCTACCGTGCCACGAGACCTGCCAATTCCTGGTCGTGACCTCAATGGGGTTCACTTTGCAATGGAGTTCCTAGGTCAAAATAACCGCCGTGCTAATAACATGGATTTAAAAACCAAAGAAATCCACGCTAAAGGCAAACACGTTGTAGTTATTGGCGGTGGCGATACAGGTTCTGACTGTGTTGGTACTTCTAATCGCCATGGTGCAGCAAGCATTACTCAGGTAGAGATCATGCCGATCCCACCAGAAAAACGCCCTGCAAATATGCCTTGGCCTCAATATCCGATGATCATGAAAACAACCACTTCTCACGAAGAAGGTTGTGAGCGTCATTGGAATATTTTAACCAAAGAATTTATCTCTGATGATGCTGGTAATGTAAAAGGTCTTCGTATTGCAGATATCGTTTGGCAAGATGCGAAGCCAGGTGAACGCCCAGGCTTTGATGAAGTTGCAGGCAGTGAACGAGTTATTCCTTGTGACCAAGCCTTCTTAGCTATGGGCTTCTTACATCCAGAACCAACGGGTGTATTAGCACAATTAGACATCAAGTTAGACGATCGTGGTAATGTGGCTACAGAGGGCTTTGCGACAAATCAAAAAGGTGTTTTTGCGGCAGGAGATATGCGAACAGGACAATCTCTGGTTGTTCGTTGTATTAATGAAGGTCGTGAATGTGCTCGTGAAATAGATAGCTATCTAATGGGTGGCTCTAATTTAGAAGCAAAAGCGGATTCATTAATGCTTTCTGCTTCATGATTTACTAAATTCAGGTTTCCTTCCAAACCTTTGGCCAACATTTCGATGTTGGCCTTTTTTCTGCTTCATAGCTAAAAACGACAATTTATACCATTCTGGATAAATAGTTGTTCAGATAATTGCGTAGGAAAAATCGATTATAGCAAGGCATAAATTACAGTAACTAGTGGATCTAATTACACAATTTATAACGCTGATATAATCGATTTTAACAAGCAAGAATGATCAAATACTTATGTAGATTGGTATTAAATACGATTTTTAGCTATTTTGTACTTATACTTCTTTAATAAACACCTAAATCTATAATAAAAAGTGGTTAATTATATTTATGAAAAAATTACTTCTCACTCTAGTTAGCTCTTCATTACTTGTTGCTTGTAGTCAAAGGACGGAATCAATGGAAGACAAATCAATCGCTCCTTGTGGAGATAAACCCAACTGCATATCAACACTCGACGAGCGTGAGGAGTTTACTGCAAAACCCTTTATATTAACTAGTTCAGCAAATATGAAAGCAATCAGCCATATTGCCAGTCAATTAAAAGGAGCTAAATTAGTTGATATTAATAATGATTACGCCCGCATTGAATGTACAAGCTCAGTATTCCGTTTTGTTGATGACTTAGAACTACGAATTTACGGTAATACTCTGATTGTTCGCTCTGAATCACGAACAGGTTACTCAGATTTTGGCGTAAACCGTAAGCGAGTGGAAAAGCTAAGAACACTATTAGAAGAAAAGGGACTTATTTCCCAATAAAAAACCTAACCAACTGAACTGCCACTTAGCTCTGTTTATCTCATTCAATTTTCTACAGACGTAAAAAAGCCCTAATCTTTCGATTAGGGTTTCTTCATATAAGTGGCGGAGTGGACGGGACTTTCTATCAACCTTGAAAGCAACACGTCCCCCGGCGTGATAGGCCGCTAAGCTCTCCAATAAAAAGCCTAACCAACTGAACTACCACTCCGCTCTGCTTATCTCATTCTATTTTCTACAAACGTAAAAAAGCCCTAATCTTTCGATTAGGGCTTTTTCAAATAAGTGGCGGAGTGGACGGGACTCGAACCCGCGACCCCCGGCGTGACAGGCCGGTATTCTAACCAACTGAACTACCACTCCGCAGTGGACTACTTGTCGTCGCTGACAAGTGTTCATAATTTAAAGCCTGGCGATGTCCTACTCTCACATGGGGAAACCCCACACTACCATCGGCGCTATTACGTTTCACTTCTGAGTTCGGCATGGGATCAGGTGGGTCCATAACGCTATGGTCGCCAAGCAAATTCTTTAATTCGGAAAGCTTAATTCTTAATGCACATTC encodes:
- a CDS encoding glutamate synthase subunit beta — its product is MGKPTGFLEHGRELPKKIDPSVRIQDNKEFVLNEEFGDKINTQASRCMDCGVPFCHNGCPIGNIIPEFNDAVYRDSWEEAWKILSSTNNFPEFTGRVCPAPCESACVLGINQDPITICNIEKTIVETAYREGYAQPKKPRSRTGKTVAIVGSGPAGLAAAEQLNSAGHSVTVYERDEKVGGLLRFGIPDFKLGMDIIDRKINLMADAGIKFEVNAHIGIDVNAQQLRQDFDVVLLTGGSTVPRDLPIPGRDLNGVHFAMEFLGQNNRRANNMDLKTKEIHAKGKHVVVIGGGDTGSDCVGTSNRHGAASITQVEIMPIPPEKRPANMPWPQYPMIMKTTTSHEEGCERHWNILTKEFISDDAGNVKGLRIADIVWQDAKPGERPGFDEVAGSERVIPCDQAFLAMGFLHPEPTGVLAQLDIKLDDRGNVATEGFATNQKGVFAAGDMRTGQSLVVRCINEGRECAREIDSYLMGGSNLEAKADSLMLSAS
- a CDS encoding DUF1499 domain-containing protein, with amino-acid sequence MKKLLLTLVSSSLLVACSQRTESMEDKSIAPCGDKPNCISTLDEREEFTAKPFILTSSANMKAISHIASQLKGAKLVDINNDYARIECTSSVFRFVDDLELRIYGNTLIVRSESRTGYSDFGVNRKRVEKLRTLLEEKGLISQ